One window of Papaver somniferum cultivar HN1 chromosome 9, ASM357369v1, whole genome shotgun sequence genomic DNA carries:
- the LOC113309328 gene encoding vacuolar protein sorting-associated protein 32 homolog 2-like → MLKWKKRFSSSNASKDEIRRRECLSKLNESLVKLEDKEKILQSKISIENERTKNFTKSRNNKAVLECKKRKSFYEAQVEQLEIFRLQIVDQMRMLRDAVEMAE, encoded by the exons ATGCTGAAGTGGAAGAAAAGGTTTAGCAGCAGCAATGCTAGCAAAGATGAGATCAGAAGACGTGAATGTCTTTCTAAGCTGAATGag tcattagtAAAGTtggaagataaagaaaaaattctTCAGAGCAAAATTTCAATTGAGAATGAAAGGACAAAGAATTTTACCAAGTCTAGaaacaacaaag CCGTGCTCGAGTGTAAGAAGAGAAAATCTTTTTATGAAGCGCAAGTGGAACAACTAGAGATCTTCCGTTTACAAATTGTTGATCAG ATGAGAATGCTCAGGGACGCAGTGGAGATGGCGGAATGA